Proteins encoded by one window of Vampirovibrionales bacterium:
- a CDS encoding RNA-binding S4 domain-containing protein: MRLDKFLKVSRLIKRRTLANELCDKGHAQINGAMAKAGAEIRVGQRITLRMGARRLTVEVLQAPEKAVPAQLAETLYQVISDETL; this comes from the coding sequence TTGAGGCTCGACAAATTTCTGAAGGTTTCGCGCCTGATCAAGCGCCGCACGCTCGCCAATGAACTCTGCGACAAGGGCCATGCGCAAATCAACGGGGCCATGGCCAAAGCCGGCGCAGAAATTCGCGTGGGTCAACGCATTACGCTGCGCATGGGCGCGCGCCGCCTGACGGTGGAAGTCTTACAGGCCCCGGAAAAAGCTGTTCCCGCGCAACTGGCCGAGACGCTGTATCAGGTCATCAGCGACGAAACGCTTTAA
- a CDS encoding AMP-binding protein — MTAGETIRDLLQRQARARGEAPFLIFPEREQTLSYAQLADGCAGVSRLLSEWGVVRGEKVALLLPNIPEFCLFYWGAMAIGAVAAPINTLLKAPEIQFIVDHCEAGILVTTREFLPELARIAEQLPHLRRLVVIPDPAIDAATESAPQAAFPWPRHDIEPLTLTTRGQRDGFAAQGPLSADDEAMIIYTSGTTGKPKGVLLTHGNLIANATTIFQWFSLDENSRFMCVLPLFHVNGEVVTLMTPLACGASVVLCRKFSASQFWPWVTTYGVTLFSAVPSILSILTSRGRPQTPAPTLQFAICGAAPLAVETHRQFEATFDFPVFEGYGLSETTCYATFNPRDASRRKIGSIGLAAGDEVAIWGEDDQPLGPHQSGEIVIRGDNVMRGYFKRPDATEDAFRGGWFHSGDIGMRDADGFFYILDRVKDMIIRGGENIYPREVDECLYQHPAIADAATIGVPDALYGEDVRSYVVLRDGATLDEAAVIAWCRERLADFKCPKSVRFLAEIPKGPTGKLLRRALRDLAEP, encoded by the coding sequence ATGACGGCGGGCGAGACGATTCGCGATTTACTGCAACGACAGGCGCGCGCGCGCGGCGAGGCGCCGTTTCTGATTTTTCCCGAGCGTGAGCAGACGCTCTCTTACGCGCAACTGGCCGATGGCTGCGCCGGGGTGTCGCGTCTGCTGAGCGAGTGGGGCGTCGTGCGCGGCGAAAAAGTCGCGCTGCTGCTGCCGAACATTCCCGAGTTCTGCCTGTTTTACTGGGGGGCGATGGCGATCGGGGCCGTCGCCGCGCCGATTAATACGCTGTTGAAGGCGCCGGAAATTCAGTTTATCGTCGACCATTGCGAGGCCGGCATTCTGGTCACCACGCGGGAATTTTTGCCGGAGCTGGCGCGCATCGCCGAGCAGCTCCCGCACCTGCGGCGTCTGGTCGTCATTCCGGATCCGGCGATCGACGCGGCGACGGAGAGCGCGCCGCAGGCGGCGTTTCCGTGGCCCCGTCACGACATCGAACCGCTGACGCTGACGACGCGCGGCCAGCGTGACGGATTCGCGGCGCAAGGCCCCCTCAGCGCCGACGACGAGGCGATGATTATTTACACCTCCGGCACGACCGGCAAGCCCAAGGGCGTGCTGCTGACGCATGGGAATTTAATCGCCAATGCGACGACTATCTTTCAGTGGTTCTCGCTCGATGAAAACAGCCGTTTTATGTGCGTTCTGCCGCTATTTCACGTCAATGGCGAAGTCGTCACGCTGATGACGCCGCTGGCGTGCGGGGCAAGCGTCGTCCTGTGCCGAAAATTCAGCGCCTCTCAGTTCTGGCCCTGGGTGACGACGTATGGGGTCACGCTGTTCAGCGCGGTGCCGTCGATTCTGTCCATTCTCACCAGTCGCGGACGTCCGCAGACGCCGGCGCCGACGCTGCAATTCGCCATTTGTGGCGCTGCGCCGCTGGCCGTGGAAACGCATCGGCAGTTTGAGGCGACCTTTGATTTTCCGGTTTTTGAAGGCTATGGCCTCTCAGAAACCACGTGTTACGCCACGTTTAACCCGCGCGACGCCTCCCGGCGCAAGATAGGCTCCATTGGGCTGGCGGCGGGCGACGAGGTGGCCATCTGGGGCGAAGACGATCAGCCGCTGGGCCCTCACCAGAGCGGCGAGATCGTGATTCGCGGCGATAACGTGATGCGGGGCTATTTCAAGCGCCCCGACGCTACCGAGGACGCTTTTCGCGGCGGCTGGTTTCACAGCGGCGATATCGGCATGCGCGACGCCGACGGATTTTTCTATATTCTGGATCGCGTCAAAGACATGATTATTCGCGGCGGGGAGAACATTTATCCGCGCGAGGTGGATGAATGCCTCTACCAGCATCCGGCCATTGCCGATGCCGCGACCATCGGCGTGCCGGACGCCCTCTATGGAGAGGACGTGCGGAGTTACGTCGTTCTGCGCGACGGCGCGACTCTGGACGAGGCGGCGGTTATTGCCTGGTGCCGCGAGCGGCTGGCGGACTTCAAGTGTCCCAAATCCGTCCGGTTTTTGGCGGAAATTCCCAAGGGGCCGACCGGCAAGCTCTTGCGCCGCGCCCTGCGCGACTTAGCCGAGCCTTAA
- a CDS encoding twin-arginine translocase TatA/TatE family subunit: MPFNIGPLEIALLFLIVLILFGPGRLPDVFRVMGEGVRQFKRAARDISADDAPKTESAAKPPAA; the protein is encoded by the coding sequence ATGCCTTTTAACATCGGCCCGCTTGAAATCGCCCTTCTGTTTTTGATTGTGTTGATTCTGTTTGGCCCCGGGCGCCTGCCCGACGTGTTCCGCGTCATGGGTGAAGGCGTGCGTCAGTTCAAGCGCGCGGCTCGCGATATTTCCGCCGATGACGCGCCGAAAACCGAAAGCGCCGCCAAGCCCCCTGCGGCATGA
- a CDS encoding response regulator transcription factor, translating to MTVGQQHRILLIDDEPTVVRDTLDVFGYDVDVATDGYSGVHQLSTNPYGYSLIILDLNMPVMDGWATLKCIRQGHDNPTIPVLIMTSEDADSLAVNGLRRGADEYLVKPVPPATLLARVEAILRRVEWTRESAQRADGKPDGLHESFHLLTPRERELLQFLARGYTNNRIGDTLGITETTVKNHLAHIFKKLKVSNRTEAAYIAQKLDVV from the coding sequence ATGACCGTCGGGCAGCAGCACCGGATATTACTGATTGATGATGAGCCCACCGTGGTTCGCGATACCCTGGACGTTTTCGGCTATGACGTCGACGTGGCCACAGACGGTTACAGCGGCGTGCATCAACTCTCGACGAACCCCTACGGCTACTCGCTGATCATTCTCGACCTGAACATGCCGGTCATGGACGGCTGGGCAACGCTCAAGTGTATTCGCCAGGGACATGACAACCCGACCATCCCCGTCCTGATTATGACCTCTGAAGACGCCGACAGCCTGGCGGTCAACGGCTTGCGGCGCGGGGCCGATGAGTATCTCGTCAAGCCCGTTCCGCCCGCAACGCTTCTGGCGCGCGTCGAAGCGATTCTGCGCCGCGTCGAATGGACGCGCGAATCGGCCCAGCGCGCTGACGGCAAGCCCGATGGGCTGCATGAGTCCTTTCACCTGCTCACCCCGCGCGAGCGCGAGCTGTTACAGTTTCTGGCGCGCGGTTACACCAATAATCGCATTGGTGACACGCTGGGCATCACGGAAACGACGGTTAAGAATCATCTGGCGCACATTTTTAAAAAGCTCAAGGTCTCCAATCGCACTGAGGCCGCCTATATCGCTCAGAAACTCGATGTCGTCTAG
- a CDS encoding 3'(2'),5'-bisphosphate nucleotidase CysQ, which yields MTTTLLGAPEARALVSLARQAQEAILAVYERPLDPGVDVAMKADNSPLTAADRASHQVLASGLTRLFPGIPLISEEADLPSYDARRAWDCFWLIDPLDGTKNFLRRNGEFVVNIALIQGQLPVFGLICAPTEDTTHYGFVGGGCYRQQGDAQPLALTPRAFPESGPVRVLGSGDDVRRGPALDVWKAQGRIIERLKIGSALKFCRLVDGAADAYVRSGPTMEWDIAAGHAMALACGKTLLSAPDGGPFLYNKPSLLNPGFTCY from the coding sequence ATGACAACGACACTCCTAGGCGCCCCTGAGGCGCGCGCGCTGGTATCGCTGGCCCGCCAGGCCCAAGAGGCGATTCTGGCCGTTTATGAGCGGCCTCTGGATCCTGGGGTCGATGTGGCCATGAAGGCGGATAACAGCCCGCTGACCGCCGCCGATCGGGCTTCGCATCAGGTGCTGGCGAGCGGACTGACACGGTTGTTTCCGGGTATCCCGCTGATTTCGGAAGAGGCCGACTTGCCGTCGTATGACGCCCGGCGCGCGTGGGACTGCTTCTGGTTGATCGATCCGCTGGACGGGACGAAGAATTTTCTGCGCCGCAACGGCGAATTTGTCGTTAATATCGCGCTGATTCAGGGCCAACTGCCGGTCTTTGGGCTGATTTGCGCGCCCACGGAAGACACGACGCATTACGGTTTCGTGGGAGGCGGCTGCTACCGCCAGCAAGGAGATGCGCAACCCCTGGCGCTGACTCCGCGCGCGTTCCCGGAAAGCGGCCCCGTGCGGGTCTTGGGCAGCGGCGACGATGTGCGCCGAGGTCCCGCGCTTGACGTGTGGAAAGCGCAGGGACGCATCATTGAGCGGCTGAAAATCGGCAGCGCGCTGAAGTTCTGCCGTCTGGTGGATGGCGCGGCGGACGCCTACGTACGCAGCGGCCCCACAATGGAATGGGACATCGCCGCCGGGCACGCGATGGCGCTGGCCTGCGGCAAAACGCTGCTGAGCGCGCCGGATGGCGGTCCGTTTCTGTATAACAAGCCTTCGCTGCTGAATCCGGGGTTTACCTGTTATTAG
- a CDS encoding transcriptional repressor, with amino-acid sequence MTADAAALPLDFRERLLSELRAQGFRLTLQREQVLDVFLNQPTGDHLSVEELHRALKKQASDISLATTYRTLRLFVTMGVLRELDFSEDHKHYELIRDPEKPHHHIICIDCGKTAEFESPEVIALAAKIAREKRLTLVDVQLKIFANCQDSAHDDSFSEHESLRPARDSGSF; translated from the coding sequence ATGACAGCCGACGCCGCCGCGCTTCCGCTGGATTTTCGTGAACGACTGCTCTCGGAACTACGCGCCCAGGGCTTTCGCCTGACCTTACAGCGCGAGCAGGTGCTGGACGTTTTTCTGAATCAGCCGACCGGCGACCATTTGAGCGTCGAAGAGCTGCATCGCGCGCTTAAGAAGCAGGCCTCAGATATCAGTCTGGCGACGACATACCGCACGCTGCGCCTGTTTGTGACGATGGGCGTGCTGCGCGAACTGGATTTTTCGGAAGATCACAAGCACTACGAACTGATTCGCGACCCGGAAAAGCCGCATCATCACATTATTTGCATCGACTGCGGCAAGACCGCCGAATTTGAATCGCCGGAAGTCATTGCGCTGGCCGCCAAAATCGCGCGCGAAAAGCGTCTGACGCTGGTAGACGTGCAGCTCAAGATTTTCGCCAACTGTCAGGACAGCGCCCACGACGACTCGTTCTCTGAGCATGAATCGCTTCGCCCTGCGCGCGATTCTGGCAGTTTCTAG
- a CDS encoding glycosyltransferase, whose protein sequence is MTRVAFVIDRHGWAFDSDAHAIAASIGPDYTIDVLCSADYTPRAALFYELFFVRRYDIIHFWWSVDAQEALSETTLRYLQARGVSLNAWIERFSRQIVSASIYTNRYLTPDNQIRFAAVFSAVNAYAVGNQILYAQYEAIPWAPLPAILGEGVDLALFAGPEPTPRQPSEPLVVGWAGNSQFNPGEDHKGIHTIIRPAVAQLQAEGVPIVLKTADQQDRLIPHEEMPAFYRQLHVYICASAYEGAPLPVLESMASGLAVVSTRVGLVPEAFGPRQQDFILPQRSAQALADALRTLATDDATRLALAQENLQSVQAWSWPEKSRLWRDFLDALIKDNSESLRRRKAYTLMAHYNRLIHWDGRAALRYVKTAWDIFAVKARRRSQKFFK, encoded by the coding sequence ATGACCCGCGTCGCCTTCGTCATTGACCGCCACGGCTGGGCTTTCGATTCCGACGCCCACGCCATCGCCGCGTCTATTGGGCCGGACTATACGATCGACGTGCTGTGCAGCGCCGACTATACGCCGCGCGCCGCCCTCTTCTATGAGCTGTTCTTTGTCCGTCGCTACGACATCATCCACTTTTGGTGGTCGGTCGACGCGCAAGAGGCCTTGAGCGAAACCACGCTGCGCTACCTCCAAGCGCGCGGGGTCTCGTTAAACGCGTGGATCGAGCGCTTCTCGCGGCAAATCGTCAGCGCGTCGATTTACACCAATCGCTATCTGACGCCTGACAATCAGATTCGCTTTGCCGCCGTTTTCAGCGCAGTCAACGCCTATGCGGTCGGCAACCAGATTCTCTACGCCCAATACGAAGCCATTCCCTGGGCGCCGCTCCCCGCCATTCTGGGAGAAGGCGTAGATCTGGCGCTTTTCGCCGGTCCCGAGCCGACGCCGCGCCAGCCCTCAGAGCCCCTCGTTGTCGGTTGGGCGGGCAACAGCCAGTTTAATCCCGGCGAAGACCACAAGGGGATTCACACGATTATCCGCCCGGCGGTGGCCCAGTTGCAGGCGGAAGGCGTTCCCATCGTCCTGAAAACCGCCGACCAGCAGGATCGGCTGATTCCGCACGAGGAAATGCCTGCCTTTTACCGCCAGTTGCATGTGTACATCTGCGCGTCGGCGTACGAAGGCGCGCCGTTACCGGTTCTGGAGTCGATGGCCAGCGGACTGGCCGTGGTTTCTACCCGCGTCGGCCTGGTCCCGGAGGCGTTCGGTCCGCGCCAGCAGGACTTTATTTTGCCGCAGCGTTCGGCCCAAGCGCTGGCCGACGCCCTGCGCACGCTGGCAACTGACGATGCAACGCGTCTGGCGCTGGCGCAGGAAAACCTGCAAAGCGTTCAGGCCTGGTCGTGGCCGGAAAAAAGCCGCCTCTGGCGGGATTTTCTGGATGCCCTGATAAAGGACAACAGCGAATCGCTACGTCGTCGCAAGGCCTACACGCTGATGGCGCACTATAACCGGCTGATTCACTGGGATGGGCGCGCAGCCCTGCGCTACGTCAAAACCGCGTGGGACATCTTCGCCGTAAAAGCGCGTCGGCGCTCGCAAAAATTCTTTAAATAG
- the mnmA gene encoding tRNA 2-thiouridine(34) synthase MnmA, which translates to MPDVLVNAAPSGRKRIAVAMSGGVDSSVVACLLARAGHDVVGFTAWTLDGPGKCCNDALIKAGRVCEQLGVPYDTVDLRAMFSHYVLDYYNRSYAEGLTPNPCVECNQYVKWEALAAYAREALGADFLATGHYARIDRRGGRPRLFRAADARKDQTYMLARVRSQDLETALFPLGDLVKPQVVAMAREMGIAEADGKESQDVCFAMNGHAAYIQGALGKQPGPIVDLDTGRTLGRHEGFYAFTVGQRKGLGGGASRPVYVVRVDAASNTVYVGDACHLESSRLTALDVRWLGDAPREPSFRAAVKIRYAAPPAQAGICPAETPGAYLIEAQTPLNAVTAGQVCAIYDADFVELLGGGYIERFLPQTTFDASAQNAPSAPASSCSLPLGSSPIESRC; encoded by the coding sequence ATGCCCGACGTCCTCGTTAACGCCGCGCCTTCTGGCCGAAAACGCATCGCTGTCGCTATGAGCGGGGGCGTCGATAGTAGCGTCGTCGCCTGTCTGCTGGCGCGTGCGGGTCATGACGTGGTGGGATTCACGGCCTGGACGCTCGACGGTCCGGGAAAATGCTGCAATGACGCTCTCATCAAGGCGGGGCGCGTGTGCGAACAACTGGGCGTCCCGTATGACACGGTAGATTTACGCGCCATGTTTTCGCACTACGTGCTGGATTATTACAATCGCTCGTATGCCGAGGGCCTGACGCCCAATCCGTGCGTGGAGTGCAACCAGTATGTCAAGTGGGAAGCGCTTGCCGCGTACGCCCGCGAGGCGCTGGGCGCGGATTTTCTGGCCACCGGCCATTACGCGCGCATAGACAGACGCGGCGGCCGTCCTCGCCTGTTTCGCGCTGCCGACGCGCGTAAGGATCAGACTTACATGCTGGCCCGCGTTCGCTCTCAGGATCTGGAAACCGCGCTGTTTCCGCTCGGCGATCTCGTCAAGCCGCAAGTGGTGGCCATGGCCCGCGAGATGGGCATTGCCGAAGCCGACGGCAAGGAAAGTCAGGACGTCTGTTTTGCGATGAACGGCCATGCGGCCTACATCCAGGGCGCATTGGGCAAACAGCCCGGCCCGATCGTTGATCTCGATACAGGCAGGACGCTCGGGCGTCACGAAGGCTTCTATGCCTTTACCGTCGGGCAGCGCAAGGGGCTTGGCGGCGGCGCAAGCCGTCCCGTCTACGTCGTGCGGGTAGATGCCGCCAGCAATACGGTTTACGTAGGCGATGCCTGCCATCTGGAATCATCGCGCCTGACGGCGCTGGATGTTCGCTGGCTGGGCGACGCGCCGCGCGAACCGTCGTTTCGCGCCGCCGTTAAAATCCGCTATGCCGCGCCGCCTGCGCAAGCCGGGATTTGCCCCGCCGAGACTCCCGGCGCTTATCTCATCGAGGCGCAAACGCCCTTGAACGCCGTGACGGCAGGCCAGGTCTGCGCCATCTACGACGCAGATTTCGTGGAACTGCTGGGCGGCGGCTATATCGAGCGCTTTCTGCCGCAAACGACGTTTGACGCATCCGCCCAGAACGCGCCATCGGCCCCCGCGTCGTCGTGTTCGCTGCCCTTGGGTTCGTCGCCAATCGAGTCAAGATGCTAA
- a CDS encoding lytic transglycosylase domain-containing protein: MRPFRHRAIPLIIVTTLFAASVGPMPPSIASATPQNPMLTQGNAPSEIIIEGIGFDSDLDARLGAPSPVGLDTPTPMAVILRDLPGELPAFIQQSNRALDPMQTRYIAWALFRFAQLYGVDYRIIASLVSIESSFRADAVSSAGAIGLGQLKPDTARWLGVRDPYHPADNAAGLTRYMSYLLRKYEGNLDKALAAYFQGPGTIDRKGITPECLPYLMKFNAAFARFPSAAPPADALGNRP; the protein is encoded by the coding sequence ATGAGACCTTTTCGACATCGCGCGATTCCCCTGATTATTGTCACGACGCTGTTTGCGGCAAGCGTTGGCCCGATGCCGCCGTCGATCGCAAGCGCCACGCCGCAAAACCCGATGCTCACCCAGGGAAACGCGCCCAGCGAAATCATCATAGAAGGCATCGGCTTTGACTCGGATCTCGACGCCAGACTCGGCGCGCCGTCGCCCGTCGGTCTCGACACCCCCACCCCCATGGCCGTAATTCTGCGCGATTTGCCCGGCGAGCTGCCGGCTTTTATCCAGCAGAGCAACCGCGCGCTGGATCCCATGCAGACGCGTTACATCGCGTGGGCGCTATTTCGCTTTGCGCAACTGTATGGGGTCGATTACCGCATTATCGCCAGTCTGGTCTCGATCGAATCGTCGTTTCGCGCCGATGCCGTCTCCAGCGCCGGGGCCATCGGTCTGGGGCAGCTTAAGCCGGACACGGCGCGCTGGCTGGGCGTGCGCGACCCGTATCATCCGGCGGACAATGCGGCGGGGTTGACGCGCTATATGAGTTATTTGCTGCGCAAGTACGAGGGGAATCTCGACAAAGCGCTCGCCGCGTATTTTCAGGGGCCGGGGACCATCGATCGCAAGGGCATCACGCCGGAATGCCTGCCTTACCTGATGAAATTCAACGCCGCCTTCGCCCGATTCCCCAGCGCCGCCCCGCCCGCCGACGCTCTGGGCAACCGCCCGTAA
- a CDS encoding Glu/Leu/Phe/Val dehydrogenase, with translation MEEYLQNETFCMAQKQLDEVAEKMNLDAGIHERLRYPRKALIVSVPIKLDNGKTKVFSGYRVQHDQTLGPTKGGIRFHHEVSLGEVAALAMWMTWKCALLNLPYGGAKGGVQCFPEEMSQTELERIARRYTTEILALLGPEKDIPAPDMYTNEQTMAWIMDTYSNFVGYAVPGVVTGKPVSVGGTLGRTEATGRGVAYIVKLALEKEFRGLEDPTAAVQGFGNVGSVTAKYLYQQGIKVTAVSDLHGAIRNPAGLDIPRLLNYVRETGSVSGFEGSEAIDGQQVLEEPVDVLAPCAVASVIHERNADRIQARLIVEGANGPVTYEADQILNAKGKLVIPGILANAGGVVVSYFEWVQDIQHLFWSEEQVNEKLYYLMGRGFEEVYHLHKARDVDTRTAAMMLGVGRVAAAKTLRGLYP, from the coding sequence ATGGAAGAATACCTGCAAAACGAGACGTTCTGCATGGCGCAGAAACAACTTGACGAAGTGGCCGAAAAAATGAACCTGGACGCAGGCATCCACGAGCGCCTGCGATACCCGCGCAAAGCGCTGATCGTGTCAGTGCCGATTAAGCTGGACAACGGCAAAACCAAGGTGTTCAGCGGCTACCGGGTGCAGCACGACCAGACCCTGGGCCCGACCAAGGGCGGGATTCGCTTCCATCACGAGGTGTCGCTGGGAGAGGTCGCCGCGCTGGCGATGTGGATGACGTGGAAATGCGCGCTGCTCAATCTGCCCTACGGCGGCGCCAAGGGCGGCGTGCAGTGTTTTCCCGAAGAAATGAGCCAGACCGAGCTGGAGCGCATCGCCCGGCGCTACACCACCGAGATTCTGGCCCTGCTGGGGCCGGAAAAAGACATTCCCGCGCCCGACATGTACACCAACGAGCAGACCATGGCGTGGATCATGGATACGTACAGCAATTTTGTCGGCTACGCCGTGCCGGGCGTCGTCACAGGCAAGCCCGTGAGCGTCGGCGGCACGCTGGGACGTACGGAAGCCACCGGACGCGGCGTCGCCTATATCGTGAAACTGGCGCTCGAAAAGGAATTTCGGGGGTTGGAAGATCCCACGGCGGCGGTGCAGGGCTTTGGCAACGTGGGCAGCGTCACGGCCAAATATCTGTATCAGCAGGGCATTAAAGTCACTGCGGTCAGCGATCTGCACGGCGCCATCCGGAATCCCGCCGGACTGGATATCCCGCGCCTGCTCAATTATGTTCGGGAAACGGGCTCTGTTAGCGGATTTGAAGGTTCAGAAGCCATCGACGGCCAACAGGTGCTGGAAGAGCCCGTCGACGTGCTGGCCCCCTGCGCCGTGGCCAGCGTGATTCACGAGCGGAATGCGGATCGCATTCAGGCCCGGCTGATTGTCGAAGGCGCCAACGGCCCGGTGACCTACGAAGCCGACCAGATTCTCAATGCCAAGGGCAAGCTGGTGATTCCCGGCATTCTGGCCAACGCGGGCGGCGTGGTGGTGTCTTATTTTGAGTGGGTGCAGGATATCCAACACCTGTTCTGGAGCGAAGAACAGGTCAATGAGAAGCTGTACTACCTTATGGGCAGAGGCTTTGAAGAAGTCTATCACCTGCACAAGGCGCGTGACGTGGATACCCGCACCGCCGCCATGATGCTCGGCGTTGGACGCGTGGCCGCCGCCAAGACGCTACGCGGCCTGTACCCCTGA
- a CDS encoding GAF domain-containing sensor histidine kinase: MPEARLFGSFISVNPAHVEPSGQASDGGSEETSGQISENSEDAPVLLQAQVMSCAQAFLKSLSLRTPLETAAETLCESLAGAFGLDSCLLLLNDDWELLMPASRVAASPAEEGFFPASGVNLLTRQARWLYEERAPWSPFVIQALFEWIDASPESAPLIIPDLGADALLPQSMRSYFRAQHVKSLGIWRLYDAAGATAGHLLLLGRRPGSWHEIACQALTQSGEWIAMGLSMQSQLLEQRRALRRERLVGKIMGYLNQTFNVQSILGLICKDIARALGADRCLILQYDSASESLPVQYMGQYCAHSGIEPVQRDDLPSEAILYSLNGQIVSNAPCARLAQQIQDFNDRYGAQSSAAVQMVFRGAPMGMILTQQCDRLRVWDEDDMALLHTLAMELGGAFYLAELFRLTEQAGLEAATASERKNRALASFAHELRSPLHTVISCAELMKDDLFVQQPEKRREYAALSEKSARYLLSLINDMLDAARIETGGFSVRGKTFNLHAAVLDAVEMIQPQCDQKRQRLRALFPRALPSVYVGDPIRIRQALINLLANAHQYTPEGGEITVSAIFHPKSPDSLRLKDSEQCVSIHIADTGCGLSAEDAENVFRPFYQVNPEDPASKKGLGLGLSIAKSIVELHGASLSLGPREGGGVEAVLTLPLCGAVRAAFAETPDSNNAE; encoded by the coding sequence GTGCCTGAAGCCCGCTTATTTGGATCGTTTATCAGCGTCAACCCCGCGCATGTCGAGCCTTCCGGCCAGGCGTCTGACGGGGGTTCTGAAGAAACGTCCGGCCAGATTTCAGAAAACAGCGAAGATGCGCCTGTCTTGCTTCAGGCGCAGGTAATGTCCTGCGCTCAAGCGTTTTTGAAGTCGCTGTCGCTGCGCACGCCGCTTGAAACGGCTGCAGAGACCCTGTGCGAATCGCTCGCCGGGGCCTTCGGGCTGGATAGCTGCCTGCTACTGCTGAATGACGACTGGGAATTGTTGATGCCCGCCTCGCGCGTCGCGGCCTCCCCCGCTGAAGAGGGCTTCTTCCCGGCCAGCGGCGTGAATTTGCTGACGCGCCAGGCGCGCTGGCTCTACGAGGAGCGGGCGCCCTGGTCGCCGTTTGTGATTCAGGCGCTGTTTGAGTGGATCGACGCGTCGCCGGAATCTGCGCCGCTGATAATCCCGGATCTGGGCGCCGATGCGCTTTTGCCGCAAAGCATGCGGTCTTATTTTCGGGCGCAGCATGTAAAATCGCTGGGCATCTGGCGGCTTTACGATGCGGCGGGCGCGACGGCGGGGCATTTGCTGTTGCTGGGACGACGACCCGGCTCCTGGCATGAGATCGCGTGCCAGGCGCTGACCCAGAGTGGTGAATGGATTGCCATGGGCCTGTCCATGCAAAGCCAGTTGCTGGAGCAGCGGCGCGCGCTTCGCCGCGAGCGTCTGGTCGGCAAGATTATGGGTTACTTGAATCAGACGTTTAACGTCCAGTCGATTCTCGGGCTGATTTGCAAAGACATTGCCCGCGCACTCGGCGCGGATCGCTGCCTGATTCTGCAATACGACAGCGCCTCGGAATCGCTGCCGGTGCAGTATATGGGCCAGTATTGCGCACACTCGGGCATTGAGCCGGTTCAGCGCGACGATCTGCCAAGCGAGGCCATTCTGTACAGCCTCAACGGGCAAATCGTGTCGAACGCGCCTTGCGCGCGTCTGGCGCAGCAGATTCAGGATTTTAACGACCGGTATGGCGCGCAATCGTCCGCCGCCGTGCAGATGGTCTTTCGCGGCGCGCCCATGGGAATGATTCTGACCCAGCAATGCGATCGGCTGCGCGTGTGGGACGAGGACGATATGGCGCTGCTGCATACGCTGGCCATGGAGCTGGGCGGGGCGTTCTATCTGGCCGAGTTGTTCCGGCTGACGGAGCAGGCGGGGTTGGAGGCGGCGACCGCTTCTGAGCGCAAGAATCGCGCGCTGGCAAGTTTTGCGCATGAGCTGCGCTCGCCGCTGCACACGGTGATTTCGTGCGCGGAATTGATGAAAGACGATCTGTTTGTCCAGCAGCCCGAAAAGCGCCGCGAATACGCGGCCCTGAGCGAAAAAAGCGCGCGCTATCTCCTCAGCCTGATTAACGATATGCTCGACGCCGCCCGGATCGAGACTGGCGGCTTTTCCGTGCGCGGCAAGACCTTTAACCTGCATGCGGCCGTTCTCGACGCGGTGGAGATGATTCAACCGCAGTGCGATCAAAAGCGGCAACGGCTGCGAGCGTTGTTTCCGCGCGCGTTGCCGAGCGTCTACGTCGGCGACCCGATCCGCATTCGTCAGGCGCTGATTAATCTGCTGGCCAACGCGCATCAGTACACCCCGGAAGGCGGGGAAATCACCGTATCAGCGATTTTTCATCCAAAATCGCCCGACTCTTTGCGTCTGAAGGACAGCGAGCAATGCGTGTCCATCCACATCGCCGATACCGGCTGCGGTTTGTCAGCCGAAGACGCCGAAAACGTCTTTCGGCCCTTTTACCAGGTGAATCCTGAGGATCCCGCCTCTAAAAAAGGGTTGGGGCTGGGGCTGAGTATCGCAAAATCCATTGTGGAACTGCACGGGGCCTCGTTATCGCTGGGGCCGCGCGAGGGTGGCGGTGTGGAAGCCGTGCTGACGCTGCCGCTGTGCGGCGCGGTGCGCGCTGCGTTTGCAGAAACGCCCGACTCCAACAACGCCGAATAA